In Nicotiana tabacum mitochondrion, complete genome, the DNA window CTGTTCTCGCTAAAGCCCGATCTGATCCCGCTTGAGCGGCAGGGAGAAATCCTGATCTTCCAATTGCGTCAATACAATAAGATAGATGCCTGAATCGCTCCGTGGCTTTATACACCCCAAAAAAGAATGAATAGGCGAGGCGCCCAGATGGAAAAATTACGATAGAAATAAAGCTTGGAAATGAAGGATGCGCTCGCGGAAACAATGAGATCATCAACATAAACTATAAGATAGACTTGAATGCCTGTCAATCGGTATTCTATATGATGTGATGTTGCTAGTTTCATCTGCTAGTAAGAGAAGCTGCGGTGAATGAATCCTTCTTAGCTAAGGAATGTTTGTTGGACACCCACCCATTGTCCAGTTCCGGCTAGCGCTCCTCGTTGCCTTTGTTTGCACGGTCTCATCACTTAGTGGTCTGGCATGCAGTTAAACAGGTTGACCCTGGAAACCGCTTTCTTAAGTATGCTGTACTAGGGGACAATGTAGGAGGACGCTCGTGTATATGAAAGAATTTTGGGTAATTGGGCTTTTTCTTTCCTATCAGAAATCTATGATTTCCCATCAAGGTTCAGCTGTGAATTCGCAAAGAGGTTCAGGGTTCGTAATTTGAGTAAGGATCTTTCACCTATCTAAATTCGGGCTCTTATGAACTCTCACCATCCCTATGGTACTATGGCTGTACAGCTACAGTACCCTATGAAGAGATTTTCCACTCTTTGTTTTGTAGAGTAGGGGGTTGGGGGTTACCGTGCTCTATCTAGAATCGACCATGTTAGAAGTCTTAAGGTAGAGAGGTTGATTGTGCTTCATGTCTCCCAAGAGCATATTGTTCTGAGTGAGGGTAATGTTTGCTATCGCCGCTTCCTGTTTTGCTTTCTTAGCGAAATGCTTGCTTCCGTTCACATCAAACATCGTTCTTTTCCCTTTTGCCCCTACCTTGGTGTTGACCCTAGGTTCGCTAGCTTCCTTTCCGGTCTCGTATGGGGAGTAAGTTAAGCCATTCCACTAAAATACTCTTTATTGATTGAGCTTTCTCAGTCTTGGTTTGAAAGCCTTGACAGTTCAGTTCGCGTAGTTCGTAGCCATCGTTAGAGGAAAGAACTTGTATTACAAGGATTCAGAAACTGTAAATCTGGCAATTCCTACCAGGGTGGTGGGTCAGAGCGGATTCCCTTGCTTTAGGGCAGGAATAGCGGAATGGTTAGGGGGCCTGTCTTTAAGCAGCTGGCTTCCACGTAGCTACAGCTGCAGAGGATAGTCTCTAAAAGCTACAACCGTCTCTTCTTATTATTCTCCGAAAACATACCTAGGTTTTGGCAATCACTCTACTGACAGAGAACCTAAGAGCTACCAATAAGCCTTTAGGCAGGCAGCGGAAATGGTAAATGTCGTCTTCCTTTACAATGACTTCTTCCTTTCCTCTTCACCATACGCAATTCTAGCTCACCCTCGGATCAGGGGATACCTTAAGTCAGCAGCTTCCTTTGAAGATAGGGCATTTACATAAACTCCGAAACCGTACCCAGGGAGCTTACATCAGGAAACTCCCAAGCTTGCCGAGGAAGGAACAAAACAGAGAAAGACACCGTCCAACCGCTTTTTTATGCGCGCGTACCACTTTTGAGTATCTTTGCACTGCTAGCTCCCTTAGATCATTGGCTACCAGAAAGACTAGAACTCAGGAACATCAATATGGTTAGGGATCATTAAGGTACGGCCCTTAGCCTATTCCTTTCTGCCTTTTGAACGAATCTAGAACCTCAATTAGCAGATTCATTAGAAACCTTTCTTGGAAGACTCAATTCATTAGATAAGCCTAGTACATAATCACTGATAGGATCATTCCTGAAATTAACAAATCATTAATGGGCACTTTGAAGCAAGTTGATCCTAGAAGACTAACCTCGTAGCTCACTTAGATCAATCAGTTCAAGCATTGACAAACCCGCCTTCCTTCTGTGTTCAGGACGGAGACTCTTTCTGCCTTTGTCGAACTGCCTTGACGCCTTGGCAGGCTTTGACCTGCTTTCCTTCGCTTACCGGAGAGCGGATTCTTTATTACTGACTTTTCGCGGTTGATCGCACCTCGCACCTAAAGGAGTCGGTCCTTGTGAGGAGGAGGACTCTTCTCTTGCTGTCAAAAGTGCTTACTCATGGTCTATCGTGCAGTTGATGATATCATTCTGGACTAGTTTCCAGGCATACGCCAACCATACATACCGCTTTCTCGTTCAGGAATTTCTTAAGATTAAGGTTCGAAAGGACCAGGCGGCGATGAAGTATGAGTCTAAAACACTATATGCAGAGCTGCCTTAGCTCAATAGATCAACGAATCAGGAGATGACTTCTTAAACGTTCGCGAATGGAAAAGAGTTGCTTTAGGCACGGACCACAAACCCACGAACCTAATAGTTGGATCCATGAGGAGACAGGAGAAAGCCATTCATTCCGGTCATTGAGCCCGGATTGAGGATTGATTGATCTAAACCAAAGACTTGATTATATATAGGAGAAAGGCGTTCTCATACCCTGATACCGCTTTGTGGAAACCTAGAACAGAAGAAAGTCTCTTTAGGATGGCTCTGTCCTAGCTAGACCGAGTCACAACTACTTATTATAGAAGACTCAGGCACACTTCCCTATACTTCTCCTAAGTGACATCAAAATACTCTTTCAGCCGATTCGAAAGCAGCAATAGATGAGATTGAATCAGACAGAAGGTTCACCCCTCACCCTGGGGGATTGGGGAGTTGAGACTTCCTTGCTCTTAGGCCCGCTGTAAGGCCAATAAGATCAGGAAGAAGGAGATTGGATTCTTCCTTTTATCCGGACTGACTCTAATCGTGATTTTTACTCTATTATGATACCTCCCTCTGTCGCAATAGAAATCGAGAATGGAGGTGACTTCGCTACACTTGTTTATAGTTGGAAATTCCAACTCGAAGGCCCTAGTACTACTGACTTTGCACCAGAAACAATTGAAGCCTTTTTTCGGCATCCCTTCTCAGACGTCTTATTCCTTGCCTTAGTAATGTGCAATCAGCTACTTGGCACCTTCCCTTATTCTCCTTCCTTTCCTTTTAGATCTGAGGTAGTACTAATTAATGCTTGAATTGCTCCTATTAGAAATAGGGCTACTCTTGGGTACGAAAGAAGGATATTCCGAGCCTGGGCACATCCCTTTGATAGCTTTGTTTAGCCTCCTTTACTATGTCAATCCCTCCGTATTGGTTATGGCTGAAGCCGATCCTCTCCTTGGTACTTCACCTAGTGGCTAATCTCAAGTCTCTTCTCTCGACCGGATGGGCCTATGTCACTAGAACAGGTGAGGAAGACCTCCAATCACTGTACTGGCAATTCAAGATGAACTCCTTCCATGCCAACAATAATAGTACTAAACTTTCAAAAGAAGAGAGATGAGATCAAGCTTTGAAGTTGGTAGCTGAAAGAAAGCTGTTCGTGAAGGTCAGACCAGAGCATAAGGAAGGAAGCTCACTCAGAAGCGAATTCCGACTACTATTTTAGAGTACCGAAGCTCAATGGCATTGATCACACCTACGGCCAGAAGAAAGAAAATACCTAGCGCCCCGGTCCCTCCATTGACTGACTGGCTTAGAGGGCATTCCGCACAATGACCAGTGCAATTCGCGCATCTGTCGGTAGAGGGTTCAGATAAAGTAAGTAGCTCGCAAAGAGGGAGTTCCCTGGCTGGTACCAATAGATAGAGCTACTAGTAAGATAAGCAAAGGCGGTTGAGAGTGGAAGGAGTTAACCTCTCAGCCTCAAGGTGAAAAAATATAGCAACTGACAAGGAGTAGCTGTATAGGTACCAGTTAGGGTGCCAATCTAGTATAGCACTGCTAACAGGACGGTCAGTCGATAGCGAAAGCAAAACTTCTCACATCTCTATGACTCTTTGTTCTCATGACCTCAAAGTGATTGACTACATTCAATATAAAGGAGAAAAAAGGATTTATCCCCCTATTCAACTACCCATCCAAGAGCATTTGGCTTCAGAATACTTTATTCTTTTTATTTTTCTATGGACTGCATAAATCTTCTCTTCCAGCCCAAAGGAGGATAATCTCTTTTGGCAGCTCAATCCTCACGGTAATAATTATGCCAATTCTGCCTAAAAATCTCTTCAGGTGATCAAGGGGGCTCCCTTTTTCAGTAGATGAGATTCGGAGAAAAGGTATTATCTAAACGCTTCTTTTCTCTGGCTTGCTCTTTCAAATAAAATTTTGGCCTGCAGTAATGTAATCGGGATTTCATCTCCTAAATTCTTTTTTCTATGAAAGCAAGAGGTGGAAAGTTTTGTTAGAAATTCTGCCTTATTCCATGAGATCTAGAAGCACTTCTGCTACTTTCTCTCTTCCCTAGCGCTCTTTTTTTTTTACTTTTTTCAAAGGGCAATGAAGGCCTTCCTTATAAGTTCTCGCTCGATCGAAAGGATATAACACATACGAAACCTTAGCTTCGCTGACTTTATGAGGTCTAACCTTCGCCACGACATTAGTGGCTTAGCTCTTCGCGCTTCCCGCAGGCTTTTTTATAGAGAGAGAGTAAGGGGGGGGGCGGCACGGAAGATTGGTCCGCTCCGAAAAGCTGAGTTTTTCGGTTCGCCCCCCCTATGTGGTCGGCCTTCTTACCAGTCTGCCTCCTTTCTCTTGATGGAATATATCAATACCCGAGCTCCAGCTTTGCTTGCGTTCTTCACCGGCGCTCGCCAGATGTATCACTCATCCCGCTCCCCACGGAGCGGTAAGGAGTCTTCTTGTGTGTTATAATCTTTACGGGAATGAATCGCATATGTTGGTTGAGAATTGCTCGGGAATTCATTGATAATGACTTTGCCAGGTTCTAGGGAGGCTACTCTTCTTTTTTGTCGATCGAGCCGCTTTCCCTCATTCCACTCGTCCAGCCCTCTTCACGAACTTGTACAATCGATGCCACAAAGATAGCCAACTCTATTATCAAAGAAATAAGGAAAGGGGCGACAATTTGGCACCAGATATCCGGAGGTGTGGAAAGAGCAGCTGTGAGAAGCGGAAAAACCATCAAAAAACGACGATTGTTCGTGGAGGTTTCTACAGAAAGACCCCTTGGTTCTGGCAAACGGATCACAATTACAGGTACCTGGGAGCATACCGATGGAATGAACGAAATACGAACAGTTAACATAATATGGTCATAGATCTTAGGTTGTAACTTGATCATGAGCGAATTTGTTGATGTTGCACCCATGAAGTATGGAAAGTGCCAAACATTGGGAACTACCCGGGGAGGAGTTAGGAACAGGAACAAGGAGAA includes these proteins:
- the orf110b gene encoding hypothetical protein, whose translation is MLMISLFPRAHPSFPSFISIVIFPSGRLAYSFFFGVYKATERFRHLSYCIDAIGRSGFLPAAQAGSDRALARTAVIESGTERLHFNSINDVYFVSAKAKYITERKGDRGA
- the orfX gene encoding hypothetical protein (mtt2 protein), producing the protein MNRILSNIYIYPLNYSYISYEFHFAPETILGEVRIRSVRILIGLGLTWFTRYWFPEELISPLAKPFLTLPLDSYFVRTQSTEAFPTYVATSPIACSYFVFPLISHQIWCFLIPSCYGEQRTKYNRFLHLSGSRFSLFLFLTPPRVVPNVWHFPYFMGATSTNSLMIKLQPKIYDHIMLTVRISFIPSVCSQVPVIVIRLPEPRGLSVETSTNNRRFLMVFPLLTAALSTPPDIWCQIVAPFLISLIIELAIFVASIVQVREEGWTSGMRESGSIDKKEE